In Sulfitobacter sp. LCG007, the sequence ACCATTCCTATCTGCAGGAACTGTATGGCATCGAAGGCTCGCCCGACATCTTTGCCGAAACCATCGTCGGCCCCACGATCACCGTGAACCCCGGCAACGCATACCTCGTGCCGGCTGGCAGCCCCTATCAGAGCATGGACGACATTTTTGCAGCCGCCGAAGCGGGAGAGCGGGTCCGCGTCGCGATCCAGCCGGGCGGCGTGTCCGAGATCGGCTTCACCGCCATGCGCAACGCGGCGCGAATGCGTGCGCCGGGGTCCGAAGCGAACATCGTGCCGGTGAACACGGGCGACCAGGCTGACAAGAACCAGGCCATGTGGGACGATCTGGCCGACGTCATCAACGGTTCGATCCAGGCGAACGAGCAGTTTACCCAGCTGCCTGCCGACGAACCGACGGCGATGCGTTTCATCTGGATCACCGCGACACCGGAAACGCTGAATCTGGCACCCGAAGAGGGTCTGGGCGCAACGACCCGTGCTGACATGCTGCGCTTCGCGGCCCCCGAGGTTTCGGTCCCGATGACCGCAGAGAAGAATTTCACCTTCGACAAGGAATTCTTCCTGATTTTCAACAAGGACACCGACCCTGCGATGATCGAGGCGATCGACAAGGCGATGGCGGAAATCTACGCCGAAGGCGACATCCAGAAGCAGTTCCTGTCGTCCTTCTTCACGCCGCAGTATCGTCCGATCGCGGAAGCGCAGGACCATTTGCAGACGAAGAACAGCTACTACGACACGATCATTTCCGAGCTCAAACCGGAATAGGCCTGGCACGGCAAGGGGTCCGGCCGCCCGCGCGCGACCGGACTCCAGATTGAAACGCCACGCAGGGGGGAGACAGCGGATGGACGACCTGACACGGGTGACGATCGACTTCGACACCTCGCATCTCATCTTTCCCAGCATGATCGGCCTCGTGCTCGCGCTGTTGGGCCTTGCCATCCTGATCCGAGACCACAGGGCCATCCTGTCGTCCGGACGGATGTGGGCGACGACATTGCGCGACATGGACAAGCTGCGTTTCTTCGGCGCGCTTGCCTGCACGATCCTCTATTTCCTGCTGATGGTGCCCGTCGGAAACATCTGGCCCAACTCGGGCTATGGCTTTCTGATCTGCTCGGTCCCTTACGTGATCGCCCTGGGCTTGCTGTTCATGCACGAACGCATCCGCGGCGCCATTGTTGCGATGCTGGCCGTCGCTTTCATCGCGCCGCCCCTGGTCTGGTGGCTTTTCTCCGAAGTACTCTTTCTCACCTTACCCTAGGAACGCTGTCATGGATCTTCTTGCCCATCTGATCGATCCCTGGTTCCTCGGCCTCATCCTCGGTGGGACCCTGATGGGAATCGTCTTCGGCGCGATCCCCGGCATGACGGCGACGATGGCCGTCGCCGTCTGCCTGCCGCTGACTTTTTCGCTTGGCCTCGTCAACGGGCTGGCCCTGTTGCTGAGCCTTTACGTCGGCGGCATTACGGGCGGCCTGGTGCCTGCGATCCTGCTGAGTATTCCCGGCACACCGTCCTCGATCACCACCGTGTTCGACGGCTTCCCGATGGCACGGCGCGGCGAGGGCGAAAAGGCCCTCAAGATCGCCATCATCGCCTCCGTCATCGGTGGTCTGGTGTCGCTGGTCGCGCTGTTTTTCTTTGCGCCCTTGCTGGCGAAGTTCGCGATCAAGTTTTCCTATGTCGAAAAATTCCTGATCATCTTCTTCGCCCTGACCGTCATGGCAGCCCTGTCCAAGGACATGCTGCTGGACATCTTCTCGGGCGTGCTGCGAATATTCCTGTCGCTGATCGGGACCTACGATATTACGAACGGCGGAAACGGGCATACCCGCCTGATCCCTCCTGGCATGGAATACTGGCTGGAATCTGGTTTCGCGCTGCTGCCGGTGCTGATCGGAATCTTTGGCGTGACCGTGATCCTGGACGAGGCCGAAGTGGGCATGCCACGCGGCCAGTCCCTGAAGGACATCGAGGTCGGGCCGCATTCGCGCTTCTCGTTCTCGGTCCTCAAGGGGCAGACGGTGAACCTGCTGCGCTCCGGTGCGATCGGCACCTTCGTCGGCATCTTGCCCGGAGTCGGCGGCTCGGCGGCGTCGATCCTGTCCTATACGGCGGCCAAGACGACGTCGCGCCACCCCGAGCGCTTCGGCAAGGGCGAACCCGCGGGAGTCATCGCATCCGAGGCGGGCAACAATGGTCTGACCGGCGGCGCGCTGGTGCCGCTCTTGTCACTGGGTATTCCCGGCGATTCCACGACCGCCCTGCTGATCGGAGCCTTCGCATTGCAGGGCGTCCAGGTCGGCCACTGTTAATCAGCCAGAACGTCGATACCTGGAATGCGATGATACTGGCCATGGTGATAGCGAACTTTGTGATGCTGGTGGCGATGTTCTTTGCGATCCGCTGGTTCGCCATGGTGATCGCCGTGCCAAAGCAGATCCTCTATCCCTTCATCCTCATGATGTGCGTGATCGGGGCCTACATGATCAACTACGAGATCATCTTCGATGTCTGGACGCTGTTGATCTTTGGCGTGTTCGGATGGCTAATGGCAAAGCTCAGGCTTGAGGTGGCTCCCTTCATCATCGGCTTCATCCTGGGGCCGTCGGCCGAGATCTATTTCGTCAAATCGCTCGAAAGCTTCGGTGATCCATTCATCTTTTTTACCAAAAGCTGGATCGCGGTGGTGTTGTGGCTGCTGATCATCGGTTCAATCGCGATGTCGGTCATTTTGTCGCGCCGCAATCGACGTGAGGCAGCACTGAAACCTTGATCGGTGCAGACGATCCGGCAAAAAGGCAACCATGAGCCATTCGCAACACCATCCCGGGCCACGCAGGGTGACCATGGAGGACGTCGGTCGGATGGCCGGCGTCAGTCAGGTCACGGTCAGTCGCGCGCTCAGTGATCCGTCCAAGGTCTCCATGGCAACGCTGGACCGGATCAATGCTGCGATCGAGGCGACGGGGTTTGTTCCGAATGCAGCGGCTGGCGCTTTGGCATCGCGGCGATCACGCCTGATCAGCGCGCTCGTCCCGTCCATCACGAACATCGTCTATTCGTCATTCGTCCGAGCATTCTCGGAACGGATCAGGACTGACGGATATCAGATCTTGTTGTCAGAAACCGGTTTTGATCCCAAGGACGAGGAAGCGGCCGTGCTTGCCCACCTTTCTCGCCAGCCCGATGCGATCCTGTTGACAGGTGTCCATCACAGTCGGGAGACCCGTCGCCTCCTTCTGGCCTCAGGCACGCCGGTGGTCGAAGTCTGGGATATCAGCGACACGCCCATTGATACCTGCGTGGGCTTTGATCATGCAGCTGCCGCCAGGACCGTGTCGCACTTCGCCATTTCCAACGGCTACAGAACGGCGGCCACCATCACGGCCGGCGATTCCCGCGCGCGGCACCGTCAAGTGTCATTTGCCGAGCAATTCGAGGCCGCAGGAGGATCGCCCGTGATCGATATCGACATCGGCGGTCCGGCCAGCATTGCCTCCGGTCGCGCAGCATTGGGTCAAATTCTGGATGCACCGTCCATCGCCGGGCGTAACCCTTTTGTTTTCTGCAGTTCCGACCTTCTGGCCCACGGCGCGCTGATTGAAGCTGCAAAGCGCAGGATCGCGGTCCCTCGCGAATTGGGTGTCATGGGCTTTGGCGATCAGGAATTTGCCGCAGTGCTGGAACCCCCTTTGACGTCATTGCGGGTTGATCGGGACGACTTGGGGCATCGCGCTGCCATTGCGCTGCTGGACAGGATAGAGGGCCGGTCCGTCGCCGAGGTGACACGAATTGATTTCAAGATTGCCAGGCGCGGCACGGTATCGATTGCTCAAGACTGAACTGCCAGCCGACATTGACACG encodes:
- a CDS encoding tripartite tricarboxylate transporter TctB family protein encodes the protein MDDLTRVTIDFDTSHLIFPSMIGLVLALLGLAILIRDHRAILSSGRMWATTLRDMDKLRFFGALACTILYFLLMVPVGNIWPNSGYGFLICSVPYVIALGLLFMHERIRGAIVAMLAVAFIAPPLVWWLFSEVLFLTLP
- a CDS encoding LacI family DNA-binding transcriptional regulator; the protein is MSHSQHHPGPRRVTMEDVGRMAGVSQVTVSRALSDPSKVSMATLDRINAAIEATGFVPNAAAGALASRRSRLISALVPSITNIVYSSFVRAFSERIRTDGYQILLSETGFDPKDEEAAVLAHLSRQPDAILLTGVHHSRETRRLLLASGTPVVEVWDISDTPIDTCVGFDHAAAARTVSHFAISNGYRTAATITAGDSRARHRQVSFAEQFEAAGGSPVIDIDIGGPASIASGRAALGQILDAPSIAGRNPFVFCSSDLLAHGALIEAAKRRIAVPRELGVMGFGDQEFAAVLEPPLTSLRVDRDDLGHRAAIALLDRIEGRSVAEVTRIDFKIARRGTVSIAQD